ATTATTGTCATCATTACGCCTGTTTTTACTAGATGCTGTGAATATGTGGAACGTGTTTGCCGTGTGCAGGGACACACCGGTTACACACGGAGATTCTGCTTCCTCCCAAAGTGAATAATCATTTCTCTTGCCTTTTTTGTTGTGTTATGGGATGTGACATGCGCAGTGTTGATCCTGGTCAGACATCTTGGCGCAGTCTACTGGGTGGGATGGTCTCAAAGGCAGAGCTGTAGTCCCCATGTTGCTCCACtgatatttaaaacacaaaatactgcTGTGTTTGACCAAACATATCATTATGTTATgatgagaaaatataaatatacctTTGATTTTGGTAATAAAATtatcctggacaggtcaccggtctcttcctgttaaatagtgtttttcctccccactgttgccagAATCTTGCTCATGATCATTGTGATTCTCTCTCCAATAATATGGCCCGTGGTGTCCAGTGTGCACCCTGAGATGTGACATTTTGAATTTCCATTATGTAATTTTAATTTACTGGAAAAGGGGTTCACAGGAGGGCAAATGGGAAAAATTTTGAGAGtaacaataaaatattctgGGTcacaagacagcagcagcagttatgATCTTCTGATTTCACATATTTGTAGCTTAGGAAAAGTTTCTGACTTCCAGAACTGGAATTTTGTGGCTTTTGTTACTTTTCCAAAAATGTCAGAGATGAAGttcaaaaactgaaactgacaaATTATTATAgtgacatttacaaaaaaaaaaaaaaaaaaagagtcgaTCTTGAAAGTAAATTTTTTaaagactaaataaataatcgttctttctttttttttaatctggtattttcagtttttattttgtcctctATGTTCGTCTtttactcccccccccctttcactTTATCCTAAGCATGGAGCTGGTGGGAGGGAGTAAGGTGATGAAGTGCGCGTGTGTGGGGCTTTGGATACAGTGAGGCATGCAGAGGGCTGGTTCTCGGGGGCAGTGTACTTTAAAAGGGGCTAGATCTGCTGCTCGGATTCAGGTTGGAGTTTTTGTGCACCTCGCAGGGAAACAGATGGATCCCTTCTGGCTTTTTAACCCGTGAATTCTTCTCAATAGTCCCGTACACGCTGGAAGAGGGTTACGGTTACGCACAAGCGCGCAGACACCTCCATGCGCCCGGAGGAGAAACGGTGACCATGCCGCTCTCCTCGGTGAGCTCCTGCAATGCCACGCACCAAAACTGCACCGATAGCTCTAACTTTACGCAGCAGCTGAAGAGAAACGACACCGACCCGTTCGGACGTAACGAGGAGGTGGCCAAGCTCGAGATCACCGTGCTGAGCCTGGCGTTCGTGGCGGCGGTGGTGGGCAACCTGAGCGTGCTGCTCGCCATGTACCGAGCCCGGCGGAAACCGTCGCGCATGCACCTGTTTATGAAGCACCTGTGCCTGGCTGACCTGGTGGTGGCCTTCTTCCAGGTGCTGCCGCAGCTCTGCTGGGAGGTCACGTTCCGCTTCTATGGGCCGGACTTCTTGTGCCGCATCGTGAAGCACCTGCAGGTGCTGGGCATGTTCGCCTCCACCTacatgatggtgatgatgaccGTGGACCGCTATATCGCCATCTGCCACCCGCTGCAGACGCTTCAGCAGCCCACGCAGCGCGCCTATATCATGATCGGCTCCACCTGGGCGTGCAGTCTGGTCCTCAGCACCCCACAGTACTGCATCTTCTCCCTGAGCGAGGTGCGCCCCGGCTCAGCCGTCTACGACTGCTGGGGGCACTTCGTGGAGCCGTGGGGGGTTCGCGCGTACATCACCTGGATCACGGTCGGGATCTTCGTGGTGCCCGTGGCCGTGCTCGTGTTCTGCTACGGATTTATCTGCCGTACGATCTGGAGGAACCTCAGATACAAAACCCAGAGAAGAAAGAGCGCGGAGGCCAGCAAAAGCGGGATGCTGAGCCGGAGCTCGGTGAGCAGCGTCAGCACCATCTCCCGTGCCAAATTACGCACGGTCAAGATGACCTTTGTGATCGTGGTGGCGTACGTGGTGTGCTGGGCGCCTTTCTTCACGGTGCAAATGTGGTCGGTGTGGGATGAGACATTCTCCTGGGACGGTGAGTGACCTGCTGACAGGACCAGAACcttactaaaaatataaatcacACTTGTGGCAAAGTGTGAGTAAAGCGAATGGGCAGACTGAGGTTTAAGTAAATTTAGCGAACTTCACAGGTTTGAAATTACAAAGCTAAAGGCAGAATgcagatttttaatttaatttaaattgaatCACAACTTCTTGTGAGAATAAACAGAAGCTAACAGCTCCCTGTAACACTGTTATTTCAGCCTGTACACACGTCCACGTGTCTCCGTTTGAGCCACATCTTTTCTGGTGAGACATGTGTTCACCTTTGAGCCACAAAGAGGCACATCCCCTCAACATATGAGGCAAAAATGCTTTGCGCTCATCTACAAATTAGCGCACTTGTCCACCCCGGTCTGCAGTCAAATTTTCTGCTTTGTAGCAACTTTAGACGTTCCACCTTCCCTGGAAGGGATTTTAAGGGAATTAAAAGAATGCTAAAGAGcaaattttctttaattaagATGTCTTTGGTTCAATTATTGGCGGCTccagttaaataaaaatcacaatgcAAAGCCTATAAATCCAAATGTAATATTGCTATTGGTAGGCACGTGTTTAGCCTCGTGCCCGCATGCAGATGTTATTTTGCGCAATAATTTAAACGTGCTTCAGTGCTcaataacttttttttacaaggtagtgaaacaatttttttaattaatcaattaatGTAGTTGATTTGGGTTTATTTAACAAGAACAATGTGCACTACATATATTACAACAGATGCTAAGGGCTCATTTTCCTTAGATCATCCGATGGTGCAGATTAaaaaatgtgacatattgaaaaaTGTGCGAAATGAAGCACCTTCATAAAACAAAGTGTACTCATAATGAAAGtacttaaagaagaagaagaaattacagTTGAAGAGCAAACCATCAACAAACCCACAGATACATTTCTTCAGTGCAAAGAAATTTAAGGCATGTGAGCCAAAGCTTCGCACAGGCAGTAACTGCAGACCTGAAGATATTTCAGCCACATTTTCAAACTAAAAGcgaaatttttctttttttctgtgagaTTTTCTggtatgaaaaaagaaaaaaaattccaaatcTCTGCAGCCTCCGGTGAAAAAACCGTTTGGTCCAAGTGATGTTTAGACTTTTCctcaaataataatcataattataTACACAGTGTTGCCAAACACGGCAAAAGTTTTAGCATAAAAATGTTAAGGCGATAAACATAAAGATTAATATGTTGCCATCACTCTAAAGATGCAGCTGGAGATGACTTTAATGACCTGATTTACTGCTGGTTAGTTTTAccttctatctatctatttataaatttttaacatcagcataaaaatgagTAACTGAAATTTTAAAACTATAACACggagtacaaaacacaacattctCACTCAAAATAGAAAAGGAGCAGAACATAACATCAGAACTGCATATCAGTAAAACACCTGAGTAAATATACTTTGTTACATTCCACCACtggaaaaatattttgcaaaCACAGACAGTGATTGAATCAGCGAAGTCATGAAGCAtttctaaactctttaaataagaTCTTGATCATAGCTTACAAAATAGAATATGCTGATAATCGTTTGGCAGTTTGGTAAACATTTGGTCAGTTTATAAATCGACAGATTCTAAGCCAGTTTACTGTCTCGCATATTATAACATTTCTCTCACACGTGAGGCTCAGTTTGGTTaaaatctttcattttaatttgctcCACTCTGCAGCAGTTTGGGTTCAAAATGAGACAAAGTGGTTAAATTGTTCCTTGCACTCAGAAAGggattatatttaaaaagttcaGAGCTCTGACTGGTTTTACGCCAGAAAATGATATAACCCTGATGTTCCCTGAAAATGAATTCCTATCAAGCTGCTGGAAGCAGCACTCATGCCCTCACCAGTCAGTAAGGCTCTGTATGACAGTGATAATGAAATTCTTCAAGTGGGTGAGCAGACCAGGGCAGCCTTTTCTCCTTTAACAGACTCCGAAGCtgcaaaataaaattcatatCCTGACTTCTATCATTGGAAAATTACTCAGCACTGACATGCACAGGCTTGAGGTTtaataaaaaacatcaaaagataaaaataaaaaaatttcacATATCTCCTCTTTTAATTTATTCGGTGGTTAAGGTTGGCCACAAGTTTCTGCTTTCCAATTTCTCTGTGACCTGCCACACTTCTCTATATTTTCTACTTTTTAATTGGTATTTGAAAAAGCTGGAAACTTCACACATGGTTAAACTGGCTCAAAGCTAAACAAAGAAAGCCTTTAATTGGCCTTTaattaaaacttaaataatTACAATATTGCAGGGAAATCTTCCAAACTTACACAAATGCCAACTCTTTCCTTCCAAACCATATCTGTTATTAAAGCATGCATTTAATGGCTGAAGCAGAGATGAAGCTTTCTAGTATCATCATATAGGGACCCTGTTGGGCTTGTtgggttctgctggagtttctgtACAGTTGAAAAACTAGAACATATCAGATTTGAGAttctttttcaaatgttttaaaatgccaaaaattCAAACAATGATCAATGTAGTGGTGTTGGTCAGTTGGCAAATGCTTTTAAGTCTAAATTCTGGTATTTGGTCATCAGGAACATGGGCATGACCAGGCTGGACCTCTATTTCTTCCAGAGCTTCATTAATTCTTTGTGGAAAAGATtcagcaaggtgctggaaacatcatTTTTGGATCATTCTGACACGACAGcatcaaacagctgctgcagatttgtctgcTGAACATCCACAATGCgaatctcccattccaccacatcccaaagctgagcaggcaacatttttccaattttctgCAATCAAGAAGACCCTGTGTGTATTGtagagtcacttaaatcacttttatcTCAATCCTGCTGttcagtttaaacttcagcaggtcatcttcatCGTGTTTacgtgcctaaatgcactgaattGCTGCTCCGTGATTGGCTGGTTACatatttgtgtttctgtcaaCACACACGGGCGGGGCCACACTGGGAACCAGCGATCATATCAGCAACTGGATGTTATGTACGTTGTTTAATGACATTTTTGTCCACATAAAGGCCCCAAAAAGTCAACAAAAGTTCAACAGATTGCAGAATAACAGTTTTATGACAAGAAGCACGGCAAGAGAAACTTCTGATAGGCCAGAAAGTTGAacacttttgtattttctacaAATTTACATAGTTTTAGctgttcttttaaatgtaccttAGGACATTTGTGGTGATTTGTATAGAAGTATACTTCTAACAAACTATGCAGCTCATTCTCTCAATCATTTCTCTCAAATAGAAGACGTTTTGGCTCATCTTGAAAGAAAGGCAGCTCTGAAATGCAAACGTGAGGTCATAGTTCACAGGACAGAGGTCAATATAACATTTAGAATCCCtcgctgtatcccaattcagggtctgcagccttaaagtacgcagccttaacggtcctcaagggccgTACTCAAAGACTGctgaggccggaagtgcgaggcttgtaaggttgtgaaatgggacggtctagcctcccttgtgctgcccaggttgcctagcaaccatgatactaacagctggaaacgtttcatacagctttgtctgacagaaataaaggagaacacattttatacatttgtttctacatgagctttgtgtgatttgataagtatctgaggctgagaccacaggactgtaaaacatgattgttgggcttcatttctttactgaacagtcatttaagattagctattaaataacaattagctaatgttgttcatgagactaaagtcatctcactttggtaatgtaaatataatatggccaatattatagttattatattaatcattattagttattacaacagtgagtttgaactccgtgtcaaatactgagcttcagtaaagagtagagttgcatttatttatatttcccatcaccttaaatcttcactcaaagacaagtatctttgacagtgtatctatagatgtattatatataagagacaaatattgttcttttaatatgttggcattactaaatttggctcaatgcttacatatatgtgtaaaaagcaaatgtacgagctgtgaaaactgtgtctgataaaatgaagagtagactgatatatgaaatattcctttattgggtgagaaaatcagaccatgtcataactgctttaagtcatacagaatagatatcagagccttaaacaggctggcttctgctaaatgggtcaaactgggcacaaagtatacaaacacataacatccttatagaatatgatgtaacactatagatcaacttacctcagaatatataaaacatataaacaattacagcaatatgatgcaacaaacacagcagtgctactaatccaaaatactcaaagcttcatagaactgaaacaaacatttttaggtccattctgctgctgatacagactttaggtttctgaatattaaacttgtttctgcctttcatagtgtttaacttgaaggccctgagtactttctcccacactgaaaacactgggatgattaaattatttaataagactgattcaggacagacaattagttattttaaactttcctagcagtccttcacaaacagggaacagtctgtctattctctccatctgtcagctgctgctggctcttcctcctcctcttcctcacacactgctgagtttgtcctggtggatcatcaggggtgcaaagcctcacagatgatgtgcagcagtgggtccctcagtctgtgacgtaatcggccttaaaatgcggcctttaaggctgcagaccctgaattgggatacagcccctGTATACCAGCATCATCCGGTCaaagcagatggccgcccctcctgGAGCCTGGGTCTGCTTgatgtctcttcctgttaaaactgagttttccttcccaccgttGCCAAGTGCCtgctgattgttgggatttctttgtattattgtagggtctttaccttagaatataaagaaccttgaaggaactgttgttgtgatttgatgctatataaatacaattaaattgaactgaattgaaggCAGCAGAATTTTTATagagttttaaatataaaagtctttttattaaagttttaccTTATTTGACCTTAAGGAAGAGTTCAGAGGTTCAAAGTAACGTGATATTTAGTATCCACATACGTATGGCTATATGTtgtcaatacaaacaatggcagtTCAACGAAAAGTTTTAAATAGCTCGACATAGCATTATCTttactttgaccttcagattaATCTATTcaccttgaaggagaggtcagaggtcaaatgtgacatgatatttaaaATCTTTATGTGGTACTTTCTATGTGTTGATAATACACAGCACACTTATAAGAGGTTATATACGTTATAAATCActaagttgaccttgaagaccttggtgAATGTAAGTTATCGTGCTTACAAACAGAATGATACGCTGACTCTTCCAAACACATGACCTTGGAGGACATAAAAACAGGAGGCCTGAATATGATAGCAAGGCCAAATAATGTATTTTTAGAGTAGTTAATGTATGTATTTCTATTTGATGCACTCTTGTTTGAATGCCTCACTGGACTTAACCATTTGCTCTGCTGTAATGAAACTTGTCTCAGCGGCTCCATCACGTCAGTAATTATTACCATTTCTATCCCTCCAAACCTCTGCTGCTGTCTCACCGCAAACGATCCGTCTTTAATCAGGAGAGAATTGCAGAGTCTCACGCGGCCTTCAGCATCAGCTGTCCTTGTTATCGGTGGTGCAGGAGAGCTGAGCTGGTCTGTTAATACTGGCGTTCGCTCGGGGTTGCTTTGCAGGCCACAGCTACATGAAGGCAGCCAAACCTTATTAAGAGCTGCCCGGCAGGCTGGCAGTACTCCAGTGTGTTTCAGACTAGTACATGtactttaaaaggaaaaacactttGGTTTAGTTGCTGACGTCTCCGAGTGTGCTTCATAAATCTCTCTTCCCGTTTCCCCTGCAGACTCTGAGAATGCCGCTGTGACGCTCTCCGCCCTGCTGGCCAGCCTCAACAGCTGCTGCAACCCCTGGATCTACATGATCTTCAGCGGTAACCTGCTGTCGGACTTCGCCCGCAGCCTGCCGTGCTGTTGCCACCTGCGAAACCGGTTCCACCACCAGGATTCGGACAGCAGCATCCGCCGGACCACGCTGCTGACCCGCCTGCAGGGTCAACGCCCTTCAGAGCCTGTCAGAGACCTCAACCACACCCCCAAAAGCTGCCCGCCAATCCCATCTGCATCCTGACCCCCAGAAACACTacctttgtgtgtttatgtgtgtatgtgtgtgcgtggttAGTAAAACTGCAGCAGGTTTGAAGCAGTGAGGGAAGGTATGACATCATCTGAGGGTGCGTTCACACCTAccctctgtttttttgttccaATCCAGTGGGAAAGTTTACTCCAAAGGACATTTTTGGTGTTTGGCTTGTTTGGGTTCACACAGCTGAAGTTTAATAACTCATTTCCAGTCTGCGGGGTTGGAGACTGTGGGGATAGTAAAtaagtgctgtacagtacagGCAGTGTGGATGTATTTCACTTTGAATGCACTATTGGGTGTGTTTCCTTGGAGAGCTGCTCTCATTGAAGTATTTAAAGCATGTTTACGAGATCATTTTTTAAGACTTGAGGTTAAGTCTGGTGTTACTCTGCAGTCCTTGAATTAATTCATGTACAAATCCCTTCCCTctcaaaaaaaaatgtgtttgtcccTTTCTGCTTCATACTTTCTCGCTTTTGCTTTCTCCCTCTGAacatacaaaacttaaaaaaaatatttccagctCTTAAAGCCTCAATAAAATCCTCTTTGTTGTGCTGTTTTCTAAATTTAACAATCAAACAGGAAAATAGTGCATTTTGGGGGGACTATTTTCAGTGGCGGATGAATTTGTCTACATTGGGATATCCATGACCTCACCTGATGTCATTCCGTATTTAATCAGTCAGTGCCTCTATCACAGTGTACTTAATGAAGCTATGAAGTTTAACCTTCATACTGTGAAATCATTGTTTTAAGAACGCTGGAGTGGAAAGGtactttattaataattatttaattctTTTAGTTATAAAATGTGGAAAGTTTgggttgaacttttttttttttcaaaattaaaaaaccaaccaaacaaaaataCTTTCACAAAAAGAAATTAGGTTAGAAAATCAACTCATATTTACCTTTAAGGAGCTGGAATGACTCTGGGACGTGTATCCACACTACCCTGCTTAAAATTGTAAATCCTAATTAAAAGTGCTATTTGTTCAGTATAATTAACACTGCCTCTGTGAACATctgtttaattattaatttttattatgATGCTCTGATGCTCGCTCATGCTTTGCTGGCTTCTGTAGCAGCTTTGAGCCTCTTTAGAGACTCATTCTCAGATGTGTTTGTAGATATTGAAGATATTTCATGAGTGTGATGTTTTCTGTCATCTCTGTATTGCTCTAATATGTATTGCACGTTTTGTAAAGGCAGATAAAAGCTGTTGTTTGTGTCGTCACGTGATGTTCGACTGCTTTCTGTCTGTAACAGGAGGGTTTTATAGGTGATCACTTACCTGCTTTTAGTAACTTTCACTAAGTACAAAAGCAGTGAAGAGCTAaagtaatgaaaaaatattagtTATAGATCTGTGGATTGATCCGGCCTGCATAAGTCAGTAATCTTTCATAAAGACTATTATGATCATCAGAGTTATGGGTTTCCTGCAGTGCCACCATAAAACTGGAATTTCAGGGGTTTTAAGTGAAATATCCAAACAATAAATTGAGGTTCTTCCTGATAGGATCAACCTTTTTCCTCTAGAACAGGGATCACAAATTCAGTGGCTTGCGTGAGAAACATGATATCATTTTAATTGATAAAGCTCAAGCATGTTTTGAGGCTCCATGAagatttttgtctttgctcaAAAATGTTTCTTGATGGTAACTGTTTCTGATCTAACCTCTTTAGATCTGGTTCTCTTTGTGTTCAGAGTCAACATGTTCTCCAGTGTGAACGTGTCAGGGTTGAGCTTAATAgtgaaatatttatattttctggCCACTTGGAGCACCAAAAAGCCAACAGTGTGAGCTCAGTGTAGCTCAGACGTTTATATGTTTAACAAACAAATGCTTATCTCCACATATTACAGCACAGCATTATCATCCATTTCCAGCTGTTTTTGTCTCCGTCTGATAAACGTATCAGGATCAGATAAAGACTTTCCTAAAGTGTAACCGTGGTGACATCATCAGCTGGTTTGTGAGACTgcattttgagtgtttttgctAAAGAGTGGACCTGAGTGACCCGAGTGACATCATGAACTCACTGCTCGAGAGTTGACGTGGTTTAACCAGCAGACGAAAGGGAAAAATGAGCACTCCTTaactggttgctggaggttaTAGAAAATGGCAACTGGTCTGCAAACACTGGCTAACTAGCAGCTTACCAACAACATTGGCATTCAAATGGCGTGACTATTACTTTGAACAAACATTTACTATTTCCAGTTTGCACTgtcctttttaaagttttactgtCACTCAGCTGGTAGTTGGTGAGTCTCTGCAGACATGTCaccatcttccatgcaaactagaGGCGACTGTGGCAGCCAAAGTGACTGCAAGGAGGTTTTTGACAACCAGCTggggaacacacacagacaatgaGTGTCACAGACGGGTTGGTCAcctgttcttccatttgcgcaacatctttAAAACTAGacatatcctgtctcagagtgacgctgaaaaactagttcatgcatttattacttccaggctggactactgtaattcattattatcaggatgtccaaaaaactcactgaaaagccttcagctaatccaaaatgctgcagcaagagtcctgacagggactagaaagagagagcatatttctcctgttttggcttcccttcattggcttcctgttaaatccagaattgaattcaaaatcctgctcctcacatacaaggtcttaaataatcaggccccatcttatcttaatgaccttgtagtaccatatcaccctattagagcgcttcgctctcgctctgcaggcctacttgttgttcctagagtatttaaaagtagaatgggagggagagccttcagttttcaggcccctcttctgtggaaccagcttccagtttggattcaggagacagacactatctcttcattcaagattaggcttaaaactttcctttttcctaaagcatatagttagggctggaccaggtgaccctgaatcctcccttagctatgctgcaatagacataggctgccgggggattcccatgatgcattgagtttttcctttccagtcacctttctcgctcactatgtattaacagacctctctgcattgaatcatatctgttattaacctctgtctctcttccacagcatgtctttatcctgtcttccttctctcaccccaaccggtcgcagcagatggccgcccctccctgagcctggttctgccggaggtttcttcctgttaaaagggagtttttccttcccactgttgccaaagtgcttgctcatagggggtcatatgattgttgggtttttctctgtatctatgaagcgccgccttgaggcgacttatgttgtgatttggcgctatataaataaaattgaattgaattgaattgtttgCAAAACCTCTGTATTTGTAGATGTGGTTTTAATTTAAGAGAGCCGTCTGTGAAACTGTAAAGTGATTGGCTAACACTTTGCCCATCTGGCCA
The Astatotilapia calliptera chromosome 17, fAstCal1.2, whole genome shotgun sequence genome window above contains:
- the LOC113008670 gene encoding arg8-vasotocin receptor-like — translated: MPLSSVSSCNATHQNCTDSSNFTQQLKRNDTDPFGRNEEVAKLEITVLSLAFVAAVVGNLSVLLAMYRARRKPSRMHLFMKHLCLADLVVAFFQVLPQLCWEVTFRFYGPDFLCRIVKHLQVLGMFASTYMMVMMTVDRYIAICHPLQTLQQPTQRAYIMIGSTWACSLVLSTPQYCIFSLSEVRPGSAVYDCWGHFVEPWGVRAYITWITVGIFVVPVAVLVFCYGFICRTIWRNLRYKTQRRKSAEASKSGMLSRSSVSSVSTISRAKLRTVKMTFVIVVAYVVCWAPFFTVQMWSVWDETFSWDDSENAAVTLSALLASLNSCCNPWIYMIFSGNLLSDFARSLPCCCHLRNRFHHQDSDSSIRRTTLLTRLQGQRPSEPVRDLNHTPKSCPPIPSAS